One genomic window of Candidatus Eisenbacteria bacterium includes the following:
- a CDS encoding FAD-dependent oxidoreductase, which translates to MPKLRVKLARRDEIAAATWAFTLGLDGQAFSFKPGQTIDLTYPNMPTEDPAGNRRTFSIASKPGLDHLQIATRVRGSGFKQSILQADLGTTLELDGPYGSFTLPNKPSSVVLLTGGIGVTPFRSMALDAAARSLEHALLMIHSNRTPEEAPFLEELQRLASEFRRFTYRPTMTQADRSKRPWNGDRRRVDRDYLSEVIPSQRDGSLYYAAGPERFVGAVVQILKAMGIDEDQIRFEEFPGY; encoded by the coding sequence ATGCCCAAGCTTCGAGTCAAGCTTGCCCGGCGCGATGAGATCGCGGCCGCCACATGGGCGTTCACGCTCGGGCTGGACGGCCAGGCCTTCTCGTTCAAGCCGGGCCAGACCATCGACCTCACGTACCCCAACATGCCGACGGAAGACCCGGCGGGGAACCGGCGCACCTTCTCGATCGCATCGAAGCCCGGGTTGGACCATCTCCAGATCGCCACGCGGGTCCGCGGCTCGGGCTTCAAGCAGAGCATCCTCCAGGCCGACCTCGGGACCACGTTGGAACTGGACGGCCCGTACGGATCCTTCACCTTGCCGAACAAGCCTTCGAGCGTCGTGCTGCTCACGGGTGGGATCGGCGTGACGCCGTTTCGTTCCATGGCGCTGGACGCCGCGGCACGATCGCTCGAGCACGCGCTCCTCATGATCCACTCGAATCGGACGCCGGAGGAGGCGCCGTTTCTCGAGGAGCTTCAGCGGCTTGCCTCGGAATTCAGGCGGTTCACCTACCGACCCACGATGACCCAGGCCGACCGATCGAAGCGGCCGTGGAACGGGGACCGCCGCCGCGTCGACCGGGATTACCTCTCGGAGGTCATTCCGTCGCAGCGCGATGGCTCTCTTTACTACGCCGCCGGGCCCGAGCGATTCGTAGGCGCCGTGGTCCAGATCCTCAAGGCGATGGGCATCGACGAGGATCAAATTCGGTTCGAGGAATTCCCCGGGTATTAG